In the Wyeomyia smithii strain HCP4-BCI-WySm-NY-G18 chromosome 2, ASM2978416v1, whole genome shotgun sequence genome, one interval contains:
- the LOC129724162 gene encoding E3 SUMO-protein ligase ZBED1-like isoform X2 — protein sequence MQLHHPKELRAAESGASLSLSDSSKSDELQVGSHNNKIDSIVNKQNRQLSLRKYIKRSGAAYISSSNKKLELDRALTRFIIKDIQPLSIVDDTGFADFVRTLDPRYPMPSRRHLRDVLLDKAYNNTVGHIYDILRPIKFIAITFDGWTSRTTQSYLVITAHFLLDSGLAVVTLAVQPIQSRATSKNLKALVNSVLSKFPGVSVMCAVTDCGSNMIQTCELLKMRNMPCAAHKIQRIVVIAIAKTESFLDAKKEENLLEGLFVDDEYDAITHNDSSANRLLEQEMAKRGQQPMKLMQPCKTHWNSLFYLLESAQKIGDPLYQVLYQCDKWELKLNLAEEHLIPQILRILKPFVTATTKLSGDSYPTINLVIPTTKQILVDLENLQRTEENDLFEAGDTIKVTGDECVKIESRDALRFLEDIQTLTKERMMEYEIRTITGISTILDPRFKKHAFVSEGNYRTMAERLKEELKAEIVAANTRMRAERSDISISRPTKKGEYTFLDEVRTRTYTDSTIHTTAQAIVHLNNYMEEPLLGEQDDVLAYWTNYKACDPLRDIALRYLIVPASSVPSERVNSTAGNTITDKRARLSPSLAERLIFLNENFKFLKL from the exons gattcaatagtaaataaacaaaaccgCCAACTTTCATTGCGGAAGTACATAAAACGCAGTGGAGCTGCGTATATTTCGTCGTCTAACAAAAAGTTGGAGTTGGACAGGGCACTGACTAGGTTTATAATTAAAGATATTCAACCGTTGTCTATTGTTGACGACACAGGGTTTGCCGACTTTGTTCGAACCCTCGATCCCCGTTATCCGATGCCCAGCAGAAGGCATCTTCGGGATGTATTACTCGATAAAGCTTACAACAATACTGTAGGACACATTTACGATATTTTGAGGCCTATCAA ATTCATTGCAATAACCTTCGATGGCTGGACGAGCCGTACAACGCAGAGCTACTTGGTTATTACGGCTCATTTTTTGCTGGACAGTGGGCTAGCAGTTGTGACTCTAGCTGTTCAACCAATACAATCACGGGCAACCAGCAAAAATTTGAAAGCTTTGGTTAACAGCGTTCTCAGCAAGTTTCCTGGTGTCAGCGTTATGTGCGCGGTAACGGACTGTGGATCGAATATGATACAGACATGTGAATTGCTAAAG ATGAGGAATATGCCATGTGCTGCGCATAAGATACAGCGCATCGTAGTGATTGCCATTGCGAAAACGGAATCGTTTTTAGATGCAAAGAAGGAAGAAAATTTGCTCGAAGGTCTTTTTGTCGATGACGAATATGACGCCATAACGCATAATGA TTCGTCTGCCAATAGGCTTCTCGAACAGGAAATGGCGAAGAGAGGACAACAGCCTATGAAATTGATGCAGCCGTGTAAAACACACTGGAACTCATTATTCTATTTGCTTGAAAGCGCACAAAAAATTGGAGATCCATTATATCAAGTACTTTACCAATGTGACAAATGGGAGCTAAAACTCAATCTGGCGGAAGAGCATTTGATACCCCAAATATTACGTATTTTGAAGCCTTTCGTTACGGCAACGACAAAATTGAGTGGAGACTCGTACCCCACTATCAATTTGGTTATTCCAACTACAAAGCAAATTTTGGTGGATCTAGAAAATTTGCAGCGAACCGAAGAAAATGACCTGTTTGAAGCAGGAGACACGATTAAAGTTACGGGAGACGAATGTGTCAAAATTGAAAGTCGAGACGCGCTTCGATTTTTGGAAGACATACAAACTCTAACTAAAGAGCGAATGATGGAGTATGAAATACGCACAATCACTGG AATCAGCACGATACTAGACCCAAGGTTTAAGAAACATGCGTTCGTTTCAGAGGGGAACTATAGGACAATGGCAGAACGATTAAAAGAAGAGCTAAAAGCAGAAATTGTTGCGGCTAATACTCGAATGCGTGCAGAGCGATCTGATATTTCAATATCTCGCCCCACTAAGAAAG gCGAATATACATTTTTAGATGAGGTGAGAACCCGAACATATACCGATTCCACTATACACACCACTGCCCAGGCAATTGTGCACCTAAATAACTATATGGAAGAACCCTTACTGGGAGAACAAGATGACGTTCTTGCGTATTGGACAAATTATAAAGCTTGCGATCCTTTGCGTGACATTGCCTTGAGATATTTGATTGTCCCTGCATCATCCGTTCCTTCGGAAAGAGTCAACTCAACTGCTGGGAACACGATCACTGACAAACGTGCTAGGCTGTCGCCAAGCTTGGCGGAACGGTTAATATTTCTAAAcgaaaatttcaagtttttaaaGTTGTAG
- the LOC129724162 gene encoding E3 SUMO-protein ligase ZBED1-like isoform X1: MQLHHPKELRAAESGASLSLSDSSKSDELQVGSHNNKIDSIVNKQNRQLSLRKYIKRSGAAYISSSNKKLELDRALTRFIIKDIQPLSIVDDTGFADFVRTLDPRYPMPSRRHLRDVLLDKAYNNTVGHIYDILRPIKFIAITFDGWTSRTTQSYLVITAHFLLDSGLAVVTLAVQPIQSRATSKNLKALVNSVLSKFPGVSVMCAVTDCGSNMIQTCELLKMRNMPCAAHKIQRIVVIAIAKTESFLDAKKEENLLEGLFVDDEYDAITHNESVSVYAVIAKLKKIATFFHHSSSANRLLEQEMAKRGQQPMKLMQPCKTHWNSLFYLLESAQKIGDPLYQVLYQCDKWELKLNLAEEHLIPQILRILKPFVTATTKLSGDSYPTINLVIPTTKQILVDLENLQRTEENDLFEAGDTIKVTGDECVKIESRDALRFLEDIQTLTKERMMEYEIRTITGISTILDPRFKKHAFVSEGNYRTMAERLKEELKAEIVAANTRMRAERSDISISRPTKKGEYTFLDEVRTRTYTDSTIHTTAQAIVHLNNYMEEPLLGEQDDVLAYWTNYKACDPLRDIALRYLIVPASSVPSERVNSTAGNTITDKRARLSPSLAERLIFLNENFKFLKL, encoded by the exons gattcaatagtaaataaacaaaaccgCCAACTTTCATTGCGGAAGTACATAAAACGCAGTGGAGCTGCGTATATTTCGTCGTCTAACAAAAAGTTGGAGTTGGACAGGGCACTGACTAGGTTTATAATTAAAGATATTCAACCGTTGTCTATTGTTGACGACACAGGGTTTGCCGACTTTGTTCGAACCCTCGATCCCCGTTATCCGATGCCCAGCAGAAGGCATCTTCGGGATGTATTACTCGATAAAGCTTACAACAATACTGTAGGACACATTTACGATATTTTGAGGCCTATCAA ATTCATTGCAATAACCTTCGATGGCTGGACGAGCCGTACAACGCAGAGCTACTTGGTTATTACGGCTCATTTTTTGCTGGACAGTGGGCTAGCAGTTGTGACTCTAGCTGTTCAACCAATACAATCACGGGCAACCAGCAAAAATTTGAAAGCTTTGGTTAACAGCGTTCTCAGCAAGTTTCCTGGTGTCAGCGTTATGTGCGCGGTAACGGACTGTGGATCGAATATGATACAGACATGTGAATTGCTAAAG ATGAGGAATATGCCATGTGCTGCGCATAAGATACAGCGCATCGTAGTGATTGCCATTGCGAAAACGGAATCGTTTTTAGATGCAAAGAAGGAAGAAAATTTGCTCGAAGGTCTTTTTGTCGATGACGAATATGACGCCATAACGCATAATGAGTCTGTGTCAGTGTATGCTGTGATtgcaaaacttaaaaaaattgcCACTTTTTTCCACCATAGTTCGTCTGCCAATAGGCTTCTCGAACAGGAAATGGCGAAGAGAGGACAACAGCCTATGAAATTGATGCAGCCGTGTAAAACACACTGGAACTCATTATTCTATTTGCTTGAAAGCGCACAAAAAATTGGAGATCCATTATATCAAGTACTTTACCAATGTGACAAATGGGAGCTAAAACTCAATCTGGCGGAAGAGCATTTGATACCCCAAATATTACGTATTTTGAAGCCTTTCGTTACGGCAACGACAAAATTGAGTGGAGACTCGTACCCCACTATCAATTTGGTTATTCCAACTACAAAGCAAATTTTGGTGGATCTAGAAAATTTGCAGCGAACCGAAGAAAATGACCTGTTTGAAGCAGGAGACACGATTAAAGTTACGGGAGACGAATGTGTCAAAATTGAAAGTCGAGACGCGCTTCGATTTTTGGAAGACATACAAACTCTAACTAAAGAGCGAATGATGGAGTATGAAATACGCACAATCACTGG AATCAGCACGATACTAGACCCAAGGTTTAAGAAACATGCGTTCGTTTCAGAGGGGAACTATAGGACAATGGCAGAACGATTAAAAGAAGAGCTAAAAGCAGAAATTGTTGCGGCTAATACTCGAATGCGTGCAGAGCGATCTGATATTTCAATATCTCGCCCCACTAAGAAAG gCGAATATACATTTTTAGATGAGGTGAGAACCCGAACATATACCGATTCCACTATACACACCACTGCCCAGGCAATTGTGCACCTAAATAACTATATGGAAGAACCCTTACTGGGAGAACAAGATGACGTTCTTGCGTATTGGACAAATTATAAAGCTTGCGATCCTTTGCGTGACATTGCCTTGAGATATTTGATTGTCCCTGCATCATCCGTTCCTTCGGAAAGAGTCAACTCAACTGCTGGGAACACGATCACTGACAAACGTGCTAGGCTGTCGCCAAGCTTGGCGGAACGGTTAATATTTCTAAAcgaaaatttcaagtttttaaaGTTGTAG
- the LOC129724162 gene encoding E3 SUMO-protein ligase ZBED1-like isoform X3: MPSRRHLRDVLLDKAYNNTVGHIYDILRPIKFIAITFDGWTSRTTQSYLVITAHFLLDSGLAVVTLAVQPIQSRATSKNLKALVNSVLSKFPGVSVMCAVTDCGSNMIQTCELLKMRNMPCAAHKIQRIVVIAIAKTESFLDAKKEENLLEGLFVDDEYDAITHNESVSVYAVIAKLKKIATFFHHSSSANRLLEQEMAKRGQQPMKLMQPCKTHWNSLFYLLESAQKIGDPLYQVLYQCDKWELKLNLAEEHLIPQILRILKPFVTATTKLSGDSYPTINLVIPTTKQILVDLENLQRTEENDLFEAGDTIKVTGDECVKIESRDALRFLEDIQTLTKERMMEYEIRTITGISTILDPRFKKHAFVSEGNYRTMAERLKEELKAEIVAANTRMRAERSDISISRPTKKGEYTFLDEVRTRTYTDSTIHTTAQAIVHLNNYMEEPLLGEQDDVLAYWTNYKACDPLRDIALRYLIVPASSVPSERVNSTAGNTITDKRARLSPSLAERLIFLNENFKFLKL, from the exons ATGCCCAGCAGAAGGCATCTTCGGGATGTATTACTCGATAAAGCTTACAACAATACTGTAGGACACATTTACGATATTTTGAGGCCTATCAA ATTCATTGCAATAACCTTCGATGGCTGGACGAGCCGTACAACGCAGAGCTACTTGGTTATTACGGCTCATTTTTTGCTGGACAGTGGGCTAGCAGTTGTGACTCTAGCTGTTCAACCAATACAATCACGGGCAACCAGCAAAAATTTGAAAGCTTTGGTTAACAGCGTTCTCAGCAAGTTTCCTGGTGTCAGCGTTATGTGCGCGGTAACGGACTGTGGATCGAATATGATACAGACATGTGAATTGCTAAAG ATGAGGAATATGCCATGTGCTGCGCATAAGATACAGCGCATCGTAGTGATTGCCATTGCGAAAACGGAATCGTTTTTAGATGCAAAGAAGGAAGAAAATTTGCTCGAAGGTCTTTTTGTCGATGACGAATATGACGCCATAACGCATAATGAGTCTGTGTCAGTGTATGCTGTGATtgcaaaacttaaaaaaattgcCACTTTTTTCCACCATAGTTCGTCTGCCAATAGGCTTCTCGAACAGGAAATGGCGAAGAGAGGACAACAGCCTATGAAATTGATGCAGCCGTGTAAAACACACTGGAACTCATTATTCTATTTGCTTGAAAGCGCACAAAAAATTGGAGATCCATTATATCAAGTACTTTACCAATGTGACAAATGGGAGCTAAAACTCAATCTGGCGGAAGAGCATTTGATACCCCAAATATTACGTATTTTGAAGCCTTTCGTTACGGCAACGACAAAATTGAGTGGAGACTCGTACCCCACTATCAATTTGGTTATTCCAACTACAAAGCAAATTTTGGTGGATCTAGAAAATTTGCAGCGAACCGAAGAAAATGACCTGTTTGAAGCAGGAGACACGATTAAAGTTACGGGAGACGAATGTGTCAAAATTGAAAGTCGAGACGCGCTTCGATTTTTGGAAGACATACAAACTCTAACTAAAGAGCGAATGATGGAGTATGAAATACGCACAATCACTGG AATCAGCACGATACTAGACCCAAGGTTTAAGAAACATGCGTTCGTTTCAGAGGGGAACTATAGGACAATGGCAGAACGATTAAAAGAAGAGCTAAAAGCAGAAATTGTTGCGGCTAATACTCGAATGCGTGCAGAGCGATCTGATATTTCAATATCTCGCCCCACTAAGAAAG gCGAATATACATTTTTAGATGAGGTGAGAACCCGAACATATACCGATTCCACTATACACACCACTGCCCAGGCAATTGTGCACCTAAATAACTATATGGAAGAACCCTTACTGGGAGAACAAGATGACGTTCTTGCGTATTGGACAAATTATAAAGCTTGCGATCCTTTGCGTGACATTGCCTTGAGATATTTGATTGTCCCTGCATCATCCGTTCCTTCGGAAAGAGTCAACTCAACTGCTGGGAACACGATCACTGACAAACGTGCTAGGCTGTCGCCAAGCTTGGCGGAACGGTTAATATTTCTAAAcgaaaatttcaagtttttaaaGTTGTAG